A genomic region of Catalinimonas niigatensis contains the following coding sequences:
- a CDS encoding M1 family metallopeptidase, which yields MRYLLVFLTFSLCLGHSVHAQNNQHTDKFEQLGPAALPTPNVYRAGSGAPGHKYWQQRADYKIACELNDETQRLTGSETITYYNNSPDVLDYLWLQLDQNMRAKDSDTYKTQTNSIADRMNVDNLEAIIGYDFDGGHKIQAVKDAEGNDIPYKINRTMMRVDIAQPLQPGEQITFSVDWYYNVNDRLLMGGRGGHEYFPEDGNYLYTITQWFPRMAVYDDHNGWQHKQFLGRGEFALTFGNYEVAITVPSDHIVASTGTLQNPEEVLTQEQRDLLEKSKTADKPVIIVSQKEAEKKEKSKAKDKKTWVYKAEDVRDFAFGSSRKYIWDAMGVDFDGRTVMAMSYYPKEANPLYEQYSTEVVAHTLKTYSKYTIPYPYPKAISVEASNGMEYPMICFNYGRPNPDGTYSERIKYGMIGVIIHEVGHNFFPMIVNSDERQWTWMDEGLNTFVQYLTEQEWDRNYPSRRGPAFKIVPYMSGDKSQISPIMTNSEQVQQLGPNAYAKPATALNILRETVMGRELFDHAFKTYATRWAFKHPEPADFFRTMEDASGTDLDWFWRGWFFTTDHVDIGIDEVKYFQINTQDPRIEQPIARQQYEQEEKHISQMYNKEDVATTAIEADPSLRDFYNSYDPFAVAQEDVEAYNEFVARLDSEEKELLKSGMNFYEVTFNNAGGLVMPVILEWTYEDGSTEIERIPAEIWRYNAEEATKVFAKNKKVTQIHLDPYRETADINENNNFFPKRNVPTRFEIYKEEMNARGASGPNPMQKKKKNSDSIGGSN from the coding sequence ATGAGATACCTACTCGTTTTCCTAACCTTTAGTTTGTGCCTGGGGCATAGTGTGCATGCCCAGAATAACCAGCATACCGATAAATTTGAACAGCTGGGACCGGCGGCCTTGCCTACGCCCAATGTATATCGTGCGGGTTCCGGTGCTCCCGGTCATAAGTACTGGCAGCAACGGGCTGACTATAAGATAGCCTGTGAGCTAAATGATGAAACCCAGCGCCTGACCGGATCAGAAACAATTACTTACTACAATAATTCACCCGATGTGCTGGACTATCTCTGGCTGCAACTGGACCAGAACATGCGTGCCAAAGATTCTGATACCTATAAAACCCAGACCAACAGCATTGCCGATCGCATGAACGTGGATAACCTGGAAGCGATCATCGGCTATGACTTTGATGGTGGACACAAGATCCAGGCAGTCAAAGATGCGGAAGGAAATGATATTCCTTACAAAATTAACCGCACCATGATGCGGGTGGATATTGCTCAGCCGCTTCAGCCGGGAGAGCAGATTACCTTCTCAGTAGACTGGTACTACAATGTCAACGACCGCCTGCTGATGGGTGGACGTGGCGGACATGAGTACTTCCCTGAAGATGGAAACTATCTCTATACCATCACCCAGTGGTTTCCCCGTATGGCGGTTTATGATGACCACAATGGCTGGCAGCATAAGCAGTTCCTCGGCCGTGGGGAGTTCGCCCTCACCTTCGGTAATTATGAAGTAGCCATCACCGTACCTTCCGACCATATTGTAGCCTCTACGGGTACACTGCAAAACCCGGAAGAAGTACTGACCCAGGAACAACGCGATCTCCTGGAGAAATCTAAAACGGCTGACAAACCGGTGATCATCGTAAGTCAGAAAGAAGCGGAAAAGAAGGAGAAGTCTAAAGCCAAAGACAAAAAGACCTGGGTATATAAGGCTGAGGATGTAAGAGACTTTGCTTTTGGTAGTTCCCGCAAATACATATGGGATGCCATGGGCGTGGATTTTGACGGACGTACCGTAATGGCCATGTCGTACTATCCCAAAGAAGCCAATCCACTATATGAGCAGTATTCTACTGAGGTAGTAGCCCATACGCTTAAAACCTACTCCAAGTATACTATCCCTTATCCTTATCCTAAAGCGATTTCTGTGGAAGCGTCAAACGGTATGGAGTATCCTATGATCTGCTTCAATTATGGGCGTCCTAATCCGGATGGTACATACTCGGAGCGCATCAAGTACGGTATGATCGGTGTGATCATTCATGAAGTGGGACACAACTTCTTTCCGATGATTGTCAACTCCGATGAGCGGCAGTGGACCTGGATGGATGAAGGACTGAATACTTTTGTACAATACCTTACTGAGCAGGAGTGGGACCGCAACTACCCTTCCCGTCGCGGGCCTGCATTCAAGATCGTGCCTTACATGAGCGGCGACAAGTCGCAGATCAGCCCGATCATGACCAACTCTGAGCAGGTGCAGCAATTAGGGCCTAATGCCTACGCCAAGCCTGCCACGGCTTTGAATATCTTGCGTGAGACGGTGATGGGCCGCGAACTCTTTGACCATGCCTTCAAGACGTATGCTACCCGTTGGGCCTTTAAGCATCCTGAGCCTGCTGACTTTTTCCGTACCATGGAAGATGCCTCCGGTACCGACCTGGACTGGTTCTGGAGAGGCTGGTTTTTCACTACTGACCATGTGGATATAGGGATTGATGAAGTGAAGTACTTCCAGATCAATACCCAGGACCCACGTATAGAGCAACCTATTGCCAGGCAGCAATATGAGCAGGAAGAAAAACACATCAGCCAGATGTATAACAAGGAAGATGTAGCTACTACGGCAATAGAAGCAGATCCAAGTCTGCGCGACTTCTATAATTCTTATGATCCTTTTGCTGTGGCTCAGGAAGATGTTGAGGCTTACAATGAGTTTGTAGCCCGTTTGGATTCCGAAGAAAAAGAACTGCTAAAATCCGGAATGAATTTCTATGAAGTAACCTTCAACAATGCCGGTGGCCTGGTGATGCCCGTAATCCTGGAGTGGACTTATGAGGATGGTTCTACTGAGATAGAAAGAATTCCGGCAGAAATCTGGCGTTATAATGCTGAAGAAGCCACCAAAGTATTTGCCAAAAATAAAAAGGTGACACAAATCCATTTGGACCCTTACCGTGAAACGGCGGATATCAACGAAAATAATAACTTCTTCCCTAAGCGGAATGTGCCCACCCGCTTTGAGATTTACAAAGAAGAGATGAATGCCCGTGGCGCTTCCGGACCTAATCCGATGCAGAAGAAAAAGAAGAACAGCGATTCTATTGGAGGCAGTAACTAA
- a CDS encoding HupE/UreJ family protein, whose protein sequence is MSTFSLYFNLGLTHILDINGYDHILFVVALCAVYVLGDWKKVLIIVTAFTIGHSITLALSTLDILTINPALIEFLIPVTIFITALSNIFRKQRLLDKQGVQLNYAFALFFGLIHGMGFSNYLRSLLGRDESIVMQLLAFNIGLEIGQIIIVAIFLVLSFIVVNIVQVARRDWRIVISSAIAGIALSLMLDTQFW, encoded by the coding sequence ATGTCTACTTTCTCACTCTATTTTAACTTAGGCCTGACCCATATACTGGATATCAATGGTTATGACCATATATTGTTTGTTGTGGCATTGTGCGCAGTCTATGTGCTTGGCGACTGGAAGAAGGTGCTGATTATCGTAACGGCTTTTACCATCGGGCACTCCATCACACTCGCCCTCTCCACGCTGGATATTCTTACCATCAACCCTGCCCTAATTGAGTTTTTGATTCCGGTAACCATTTTCATCACTGCCCTCAGCAATATCTTCAGGAAGCAGCGGTTACTGGATAAGCAAGGAGTGCAATTGAACTACGCCTTTGCCCTTTTTTTTGGACTGATCCACGGTATGGGCTTTTCCAATTATCTGAGGAGCCTGCTGGGTCGGGACGAGTCCATAGTGATGCAACTATTGGCATTCAATATAGGTTTGGAAATAGGGCAAATTATTATTGTCGCTATTTTCTTAGTGCTGTCCTTCATTGTCGTCAACATCGTACAGGTGGCCCGGCGCGACTGGAGAATCGTGATTTCCTCGGCCATTGCCGGTATTGCCCTTAGCCTAATGCTGGATACACAATTCTGGTAG
- a CDS encoding aspartyl protease family protein, with amino-acid sequence MKKLTARYVLLLLFTLGGVVSHAAWAQFVYRGFQIMNKRMKRVEIPFEMHSNLIVVPIKVNDGEQELKFILDTGVRTAILTNDIYVEGIPSPNDRVIHLMGAGKEGQVSAFVSNNISFALPEGVEAEGNAMLVLQEDYLQLDNHLGVRIHGILGYEIFSRFVVEVDYINQKLILHRPEHFKPRRSYREIPMTIEDTKPYITHVQLKVNDSTYVPIKLMVDTGASHSLLLDMGSHEQIKLPEKTLSGYLGRGLSGEIYGYMGRIEALRIDKYELEGIITSFPEDSSMVLPAQARTQHQGNIGGSVLKRFRVVFDYANEKMYLRKNRLFRKDFEYNMSGMELIATGPLLSLLYVAKITDDTPADRADLREGDMIISVNGRRPPELNLGVYSSLVNKRPGKRIRLKILRNGKTLKKSFRLERVL; translated from the coding sequence ATGAAGAAGCTTACTGCACGATATGTTCTACTACTTCTATTTACCCTGGGGGGAGTGGTATCTCATGCCGCATGGGCTCAGTTCGTATATCGTGGCTTCCAGATCATGAATAAAAGAATGAAGCGGGTAGAGATTCCTTTTGAAATGCACAGTAACCTTATTGTTGTGCCTATCAAAGTGAATGACGGGGAGCAGGAACTCAAGTTCATACTGGATACGGGAGTGCGCACCGCCATTCTCACCAATGACATTTACGTAGAAGGTATTCCCAGCCCCAACGATCGGGTGATCCACCTCATGGGGGCCGGCAAGGAGGGGCAGGTCAGTGCTTTTGTGAGCAATAATATTTCCTTTGCACTACCCGAAGGGGTGGAGGCTGAAGGGAACGCCATGCTGGTCCTCCAGGAAGATTATCTGCAATTGGACAATCACCTGGGCGTACGTATTCATGGCATACTGGGCTACGAAATCTTCAGCAGGTTTGTGGTGGAAGTAGATTATATCAACCAGAAACTCATTCTGCATCGCCCCGAGCATTTCAAGCCACGTCGCTCTTACCGGGAAATTCCGATGACCATAGAAGACACCAAGCCTTACATCACCCATGTACAGCTCAAGGTCAACGACAGTACCTATGTACCTATCAAGCTGATGGTAGACACTGGCGCCAGCCACTCGCTGCTGCTGGATATGGGCTCTCATGAGCAAATCAAGCTCCCTGAAAAAACCCTGTCCGGCTATCTGGGGCGAGGACTAAGCGGTGAGATTTATGGATATATGGGCCGCATAGAAGCGCTCAGGATTGATAAGTATGAGCTGGAAGGTATCATCACTTCTTTTCCGGAAGACAGCAGCATGGTACTTCCTGCACAGGCCCGGACCCAGCATCAGGGTAACATTGGGGGTTCGGTACTGAAGCGCTTTCGGGTAGTGTTTGACTATGCCAACGAGAAAATGTATCTCAGGAAAAACCGCCTCTTCCGCAAGGACTTTGAATACAATATGAGCGGTATGGAACTGATTGCTACCGGCCCCCTGCTTAGCCTGCTGTATGTTGCTAAAATCACCGATGATACTCCTGCTGATCGTGCGGACCTCAGGGAAGGGGATATGATTATTTCTGTCAATGGCCGACGCCCCCCTGAGCTCAACCTGGGGGTTTACAGCTCTTTGGTCAACAAAAGGCCTGGGAAGCGTATCCGCCTCAAGATACTCAGAAACGGCAAAACGCTGAAGAAAAGCTTCCGGCTGGAGAGGGTATTGTAG
- a CDS encoding Uma2 family endonuclease has translation MYDVQNPLLLSGHSLVQPDLVVSHLRAGLLENEHIQGEDVALLIEVSDSSYRYDREDKYKLYVSAGIPVYVIVNLNQRKAEIYTQPEGNGYQQEETTDVSFTALALEIRLSDILPKA, from the coding sequence GTGTATGACGTTCAAAACCCATTATTACTCTCGGGCCATTCTCTTGTTCAGCCGGATCTGGTAGTATCCCACCTACGCGCAGGGCTGCTGGAAAATGAGCATATCCAAGGAGAAGATGTGGCTTTGCTGATAGAAGTGTCGGACTCCAGCTACCGCTATGACCGGGAGGATAAATACAAGCTTTATGTGTCTGCCGGTATTCCTGTTTATGTGATTGTCAATCTCAATCAAAGGAAAGCCGAAATATACACTCAGCCAGAGGGAAACGGATATCAGCAGGAAGAAACAACTGATGTCAGCTTTACTGCGCTGGCTTTGGAAATCAGATTGAGTGATATCCTCCCCAAAGCTTAA
- a CDS encoding DNA-binding domain-containing protein, whose translation MYLFYSLQDNPLTPDPTDFRAQVQNNPRLTVEEVVEKMTVEGSILKKTECNAVIKAFLQEVTHNISQGIGFTSDYFTLYHTINGVFANAKDEFDPERHQINIKLLKNTEMRRAVDRIITKKLQNVVPTPELIEFYDYASDSTNQQITPGNTAELSGELIKVENPEAAEQGVFFMHSSGTEYRVARLRNNTRGKLSFVIPTGMKKGAYSLEVRTTISGSKEVRKGTINGLQVV comes from the coding sequence ATGTATTTATTTTATTCCCTTCAGGACAATCCACTGACGCCTGACCCTACCGACTTCAGGGCACAGGTACAAAACAACCCCCGCCTCACGGTAGAGGAGGTTGTAGAAAAGATGACAGTAGAAGGCTCTATCCTCAAGAAGACAGAATGCAATGCTGTCATCAAAGCCTTCCTGCAAGAGGTAACCCATAATATCAGTCAGGGTATCGGCTTCACTTCCGATTATTTTACGCTCTACCATACCATCAACGGAGTGTTTGCCAATGCCAAGGATGAATTTGACCCTGAGCGTCATCAGATCAACATCAAGCTGCTTAAGAATACGGAAATGAGAAGGGCGGTAGACAGGATCATTACCAAAAAGTTACAGAACGTGGTGCCCACACCTGAGCTGATAGAATTCTACGACTACGCCTCAGACAGTACCAACCAGCAGATTACTCCGGGCAATACGGCAGAACTCTCAGGAGAACTGATCAAAGTGGAAAATCCGGAAGCTGCAGAACAGGGCGTGTTTTTTATGCACAGTAGCGGCACCGAGTACCGGGTAGCGCGCTTGCGTAATAACACTCGGGGAAAGCTAAGTTTCGTCATCCCTACCGGCATGAAGAAAGGGGCTTATAGCTTAGAGGTGCGGACTACCATCAGCGGCTCCAAAGAGGTACGCAAAGGTACGATCAATGGCTTGCAGGTGGTATAA
- a CDS encoding porin family protein, giving the protein MKKLIFSFALCLLLSSAATAQVTFGLKAGGMLSNTALVEPDSLSGSGDAKISYLLGGFMNVPINDKFSIQPELLYANKGGKDFYQHYINLPVMLQYNLTDKFKLEAGPEISYLLASYSQWYDLNGNRSNRYRQHFTKDFDISINVGVSYALLDRLNIGLRYNMGIVDTYAPEKARFGFGSTIERPEYNIKNRTLQLSVGWKLGKK; this is encoded by the coding sequence ATGAAGAAGCTTATTTTCTCTTTTGCACTTTGTTTACTCCTGTCTTCCGCTGCCACAGCACAAGTTACATTTGGCCTCAAAGCAGGAGGTATGTTATCCAATACAGCTCTGGTGGAACCGGATTCTCTTTCAGGTTCTGGTGATGCAAAGATATCCTACCTGTTAGGAGGCTTTATGAACGTTCCCATCAACGATAAATTCAGTATACAACCGGAGTTACTTTATGCCAACAAGGGGGGTAAAGATTTCTATCAGCATTACATCAACCTACCGGTCATGTTGCAATACAATCTTACTGATAAGTTTAAGCTGGAAGCAGGCCCGGAAATCAGTTACCTTCTTGCTTCTTACTCACAATGGTATGATCTGAATGGAAATAGGTCAAACAGGTACCGCCAACACTTTACCAAAGACTTTGATATCAGTATCAATGTCGGAGTAAGCTACGCTCTGCTGGACAGACTAAATATAGGGCTGAGGTACAATATGGGTATTGTTGATACTTATGCTCCTGAAAAAGCCAGATTTGGATTTGGTTCTACTATTGAACGGCCAGAATACAATATTAAAAACCGTACGCTACAGCTCTCAGTAGGCTGGAAGTTGGGGAAGAAGTAA
- a CDS encoding vWA domain-containing protein: MLGYRFTDYQPDPNQQGQSTFDQLLKIFMELMVITSGDVNETLQWMTSLDNQYNITNAEYGMGDFIQELKDKGYITDENAEGSFDPTAKTERSIRKSALEEIFGKLKKSGQGSHKTPHSGAGDEASTDRRDYQFGDSLEQIAMTDSIRNAQINHGLGNFTLTENDLEVNDTEFKTQTSTVLMIDISHSMILYGEDRITPAKKVAMALAELITTKYKKDTLDIIVFGNDAWQVQIKDLPYLKVGPYHTNTVAGLELAMDILRRRKTKNKQIFMITDGKPTCLKKGIKYYKNSFGLDSKILNKTLNLGAQCRRIGVPVTTFMIASDPYLKQFVQKFTEVNNGNAYYSSLKGLGNLIFEDYRRNRRKQFKQ; encoded by the coding sequence ATGCTAGGATACCGATTTACCGACTACCAGCCCGACCCCAATCAGCAAGGACAAAGTACTTTTGATCAGTTACTGAAAATATTCATGGAACTCATGGTCATTACCTCCGGCGATGTCAACGAGACATTGCAGTGGATGACCAGCCTGGACAATCAGTACAACATCACCAATGCTGAATACGGTATGGGCGATTTTATTCAGGAGCTTAAAGACAAAGGCTATATTACCGACGAAAATGCTGAAGGCTCTTTTGACCCAACTGCAAAAACGGAGCGCTCTATTCGTAAAAGCGCGCTGGAAGAAATATTTGGCAAGCTTAAGAAGTCCGGACAGGGCAGCCACAAAACACCTCATAGCGGTGCAGGAGATGAAGCCAGTACCGATCGCCGTGACTATCAGTTTGGTGACTCTCTGGAGCAGATTGCCATGACAGACTCCATCCGTAATGCACAGATCAATCATGGACTGGGCAATTTTACACTGACTGAAAACGATCTGGAAGTCAATGATACAGAGTTCAAGACCCAGACGTCTACCGTACTCATGATTGACATTTCACATTCTATGATTCTGTACGGCGAAGACAGAATTACCCCTGCCAAGAAGGTGGCGATGGCATTGGCTGAATTGATCACCACCAAGTACAAAAAAGATACACTGGATATCATTGTCTTTGGCAATGACGCCTGGCAGGTACAGATCAAAGATCTGCCTTATCTGAAAGTTGGCCCTTATCATACCAATACCGTGGCGGGGCTGGAACTGGCCATGGATATTCTTCGCCGCCGCAAGACGAAGAACAAGCAGATTTTTATGATTACTGATGGCAAGCCTACTTGTCTGAAAAAGGGTATCAAATATTATAAAAACAGTTTTGGTTTGGACAGCAAGATCCTCAACAAAACACTCAATCTGGGGGCACAATGTCGCCGCATTGGTGTACCGGTCACTACTTTTATGATTGCCTCCGATCCCTATCTGAAGCAGTTTGTTCAGAAATTTACCGAGGTCAACAATGGCAACGCCTACTACAGTAGTCTCAAAGGTTTGGGTAATCTGATCTTTGAAGATTACCGCAGAAACCGCAGAAAGCAATTTAAACAATAG
- a CDS encoding P-loop NTPase family protein, with the protein MKYQDIPSEQLLKIHTLGELKASGYQARSIKQELRDNLIQRLRKKEKVFEGIWGYEESVIPDMERAILSMHNIILLGLRGQAKTKIARMMIELLDEYIPVIKDSELNDDPLLPLSSFGRTTITEHGDHTPVGWMHRSERYAEKLATPDVSVADLIGDTDPIKAASLKLPYSDERVIHYGLIPRSHRSIFVINELPDLQARIQVALFNILQEGDIQIRGFKVRLPLDIQFVFTANPEDYTNRGSIVTPLKDRIDSQIMTHYPRTLEISKKITAQEAKIKEPQKAKIKLTDLAQDLIEQVSFEARESEYVDEKSGVSARLTISAYENLMSAAERRTLLNDEDETFIRVSDFIGVIPSITGKVELVYEGEQEGPGIVAHNLVGKAIRTQFLKYFPNPDDKRKQKDKNPYKKIVEWFGEGNQVDILNDLSNKEHKKRLKSVPGLEELVKNHHAKVDDNNRLFLMEFALHGLAEYSQLSKKQLTAGTQFKDLLSSMFSMPELGDEDDFDE; encoded by the coding sequence ATGAAATACCAGGACATTCCGTCTGAACAGCTTCTAAAAATTCATACGCTGGGAGAACTCAAAGCCAGTGGATATCAGGCCCGTTCTATCAAACAAGAACTCCGAGATAACCTGATTCAACGATTGCGTAAGAAGGAAAAAGTATTTGAAGGAATTTGGGGATATGAAGAATCCGTTATTCCCGATATGGAGCGCGCTATTCTCTCCATGCACAATATCATCTTGCTGGGCCTAAGAGGTCAGGCTAAAACTAAAATTGCCCGTATGATGATAGAATTGCTGGATGAATATATTCCCGTCATCAAAGATTCTGAGCTGAATGATGACCCCTTACTTCCTCTTTCCAGCTTTGGAAGAACTACCATCACTGAGCATGGTGATCATACGCCTGTTGGCTGGATGCATCGCTCTGAACGTTATGCAGAAAAGCTGGCTACACCCGATGTATCAGTAGCCGACCTGATCGGGGATACTGACCCTATCAAAGCAGCCTCGCTCAAGCTACCCTATTCCGACGAGCGGGTGATTCACTACGGGCTGATTCCGCGTTCACATCGTTCTATCTTTGTGATCAACGAGCTTCCTGATTTGCAGGCACGTATACAGGTAGCTTTATTCAATATCTTGCAGGAAGGAGACATCCAGATCCGGGGATTTAAAGTAAGACTACCGCTGGATATCCAGTTTGTCTTCACTGCCAACCCAGAGGATTATACCAATAGAGGTAGCATTGTGACCCCGCTTAAAGACAGAATTGATAGCCAGATCATGACGCATTATCCGCGTACGCTGGAGATCAGTAAAAAAATTACGGCACAGGAAGCGAAGATTAAAGAACCTCAAAAAGCTAAGATCAAGCTTACTGACCTGGCACAAGACCTGATAGAACAGGTATCTTTTGAAGCACGGGAGAGTGAATACGTAGATGAAAAAAGTGGTGTTTCTGCCCGATTGACTATTTCTGCTTACGAAAACCTGATGAGTGCTGCCGAGAGGCGTACCTTGCTTAATGATGAGGATGAAACCTTTATCCGGGTGTCTGACTTTATCGGCGTAATTCCTTCTATTACCGGTAAGGTAGAGTTGGTATACGAAGGAGAGCAGGAAGGCCCTGGCATCGTGGCCCATAATCTGGTAGGGAAAGCTATACGTACCCAGTTTCTCAAGTACTTCCCTAATCCCGATGATAAGCGCAAGCAGAAAGATAAAAATCCCTACAAGAAGATCGTAGAATGGTTTGGAGAAGGGAATCAGGTAGATATACTGAATGACCTCAGCAACAAAGAACATAAAAAGCGACTGAAAAGCGTACCAGGCCTGGAAGAACTTGTGAAAAACCATCACGCCAAAGTAGATGATAATAATCGTCTCTTTCTGATGGAATTTGCCCTGCATGGACTGGCGGAATACAGCCAGCTAAGCAAAAAGCAGCTGACTGCCGGTACGCAGTTCAAAGACCTGCTGAGCAGCATGTTCTCTATGCCTGAGCTGGGCGATGAGGACGATTTTGACGAATAG
- a CDS encoding AlbA family DNA-binding domain-containing protein — MSMQEIQRLVSRGEGENIEFKRKVAHPEKIIREIVAFANTKGGNLLIGVDDNGSIPGIKFADEEIFVLEKAIREWCRPKLEYEIEVVQINGKKSVVHYKIKESEKKPHYVLNEEQKNVTHHKTQLRKHKGKAYVRFEDKSLQASPEVWKILKRGRKPRDMKFTFGEKEKLLMEYLEKHAYITLSEFSRLARLPRFRASQTLVLLVLANVLKIIPREKEDIFMLKFS, encoded by the coding sequence ATGTCTATGCAGGAGATTCAAAGACTAGTAAGCCGAGGTGAAGGAGAAAACATTGAGTTTAAAAGAAAAGTAGCCCATCCAGAAAAAATAATCCGGGAAATTGTGGCCTTTGCCAATACCAAAGGAGGAAATCTGCTCATAGGCGTAGATGATAATGGCAGTATCCCTGGTATCAAATTTGCCGATGAGGAGATTTTTGTGCTGGAAAAAGCCATCCGTGAGTGGTGCCGTCCTAAACTTGAGTATGAAATAGAAGTAGTGCAGATCAATGGCAAAAAATCTGTAGTACATTATAAGATCAAGGAAAGTGAAAAAAAACCCCACTACGTACTCAATGAGGAACAAAAAAATGTGACACACCACAAAACTCAGCTTCGTAAACACAAAGGCAAAGCTTATGTACGCTTTGAAGATAAAAGCCTGCAGGCTAGCCCTGAAGTCTGGAAAATTCTAAAACGCGGACGCAAACCCCGGGATATGAAGTTTACTTTTGGAGAAAAAGAAAAGCTCCTTATGGAATATCTCGAGAAGCATGCTTACATTACACTTTCCGAGTTTTCCAGGCTTGCCCGGCTGCCTCGTTTTCGCGCCTCGCAGACCCTGGTTTTGCTGGTGCTGGCCAATGTGCTCAAAATTATACCCCGGGAAAAAGAAGATATTTTTATGCTGAAGTTTTCTTGA
- a CDS encoding PhoH family protein yields MPGSATTDSKTKSNGRSTTKTKQKKIFVLDTSVILYAHDAIMHFEEHDVGIPITVLEELDQFKKGSDTRNFEAREFIRMLDQLSADHTLRDWIPLNGKSKGSFKVIMSPESEVDAEKIFDEKKPDHKILNAALSLKEENPDRKVILVTKDINLRLKAKSLNLTAEDYETGKVKHVADLYSGKTVFDRVNSDKISDLYKNGFAEVEEIMNPKQVSANGYYILKSTKNSALCYYNPILHRIEKVEKKQAYGIRPKNAEQAFALHAILNPDVKLVSIQGVAGTGKTLLALAGALEQRREYKQIYLARPIVPLSNKDIGYLPGDIKSKLNPYMQPLWDNLKFIQNQFNENDKDHLRISEMLNTEKLVITPLAYIRGRSLSNIFFIVDEAQNLTPHEVKTIITRAGENTKILFTGDIYQIDTPYLDSQSNGLSYLIDKIKSHPLYAHITLEKGERSELANLANDLL; encoded by the coding sequence ATGCCCGGCAGTGCAACTACTGACAGCAAAACCAAAAGTAATGGCCGCTCCACTACCAAAACCAAGCAAAAGAAAATATTTGTTCTTGATACTTCGGTGATTTTGTATGCTCATGATGCAATCATGCATTTTGAGGAACATGACGTTGGCATACCTATTACCGTACTGGAAGAGCTGGATCAGTTTAAAAAAGGCAGCGATACCCGCAACTTTGAGGCGCGTGAGTTTATCCGTATGCTGGATCAACTTTCTGCCGATCACACATTACGGGACTGGATTCCACTCAATGGCAAGTCTAAAGGTTCTTTCAAAGTCATCATGAGCCCGGAGAGTGAGGTGGATGCTGAAAAAATATTTGATGAGAAAAAGCCTGATCATAAGATACTCAATGCGGCGCTTTCATTAAAAGAAGAAAATCCCGATCGCAAAGTAATCCTGGTTACCAAAGATATTAATTTGCGGCTGAAGGCTAAATCTCTTAATCTCACTGCCGAAGATTATGAAACTGGCAAGGTAAAGCATGTAGCCGATCTGTATAGCGGCAAAACAGTTTTTGACCGTGTGAACAGTGACAAAATCAGCGATCTGTACAAGAACGGGTTTGCTGAGGTTGAAGAGATCATGAACCCCAAACAGGTAAGCGCCAATGGTTATTATATCCTGAAAAGTACCAAGAATTCAGCCTTATGTTATTATAACCCTATCCTGCATCGGATAGAAAAGGTAGAGAAAAAACAGGCTTACGGCATTCGGCCCAAGAATGCTGAACAAGCTTTTGCCCTACATGCTATCCTCAATCCTGATGTGAAGCTGGTTTCTATACAAGGGGTCGCTGGCACCGGAAAAACGCTTCTGGCACTGGCAGGGGCTTTAGAACAGCGGCGTGAATACAAACAGATCTATCTGGCTCGTCCTATCGTTCCCTTAAGCAATAAAGATATAGGCTATCTACCCGGTGACATCAAGTCCAAGCTCAATCCTTATATGCAGCCTCTGTGGGATAATCTTAAATTTATTCAGAATCAGTTTAATGAGAATGACAAAGACCATTTGCGGATATCCGAGATGCTCAATACTGAAAAACTGGTCATCACGCCACTGGCTTACATCCGGGGCAGAAGTCTGTCCAATATCTTTTTTATTGTAGATGAAGCACAAAACCTTACACCGCACGAAGTAAAAACCATCATTACCAGGGCAGGAGAAAACACCAAGATATTATTTACCGGTGACATTTATCAGATAGACACGCCTTATCTGGATTCTCAGAGTAACGGTCTCTCTTACCTTATTGACAAGATTAAAAGTCACCCTCTTTATGCGCATATTACCCTGGAAAAAGGAGAGCGCTCAGAACTGGCTAATCTGGCAAATGATCTTTTGTAA